A single region of the Sciurus carolinensis chromosome 16, mSciCar1.2, whole genome shotgun sequence genome encodes:
- the Psmc4 gene encoding 26S proteasome regulatory subunit 6B: MEEIGILVEKAQDEIPALSVSRPQTGLSFLGPEPEDLEDLYSRYKKLQQELEFLEVQEEYIKDEQKNLKKEFLHAQEEVKRIQSIPLVIGQFLEAVDQNTAIVGSTTGSNYYVRILSTIDRELLKPNASVALHKHSNALVDVLPPEADSSIMMLTSDQKPDVMYADIGGMDIQKQEVREAVELPLTHFELYKQIGIDPPRGVLMYGPPGCGKTMLAKAVAHHTTAAFIRVVGSEFVQKYLGEGPRMVRDVFRLAKENAPAIIFIDEIDAIATKRFDAQTGADREVQRILLELLNQMDGFDQNVNVKVIMATNRADTLDPALLRPGRLDRKIEFPLPDRRQKRLIFSTITSKMNLSEEVDLEDYVARPDKISGADINSICQESGMLAVRENRYIVLAKDFEKAYKTVIKKDEQEHEFYK; this comes from the exons ATGGAGGAGATAGGCATCTTGGTGGAGAAGGCTCAG GATGAGATCCCAGCATTGTCTGTGTCCCGGCCCCAGACTGGCTTGTCCTTCCTGGGACCTGAGCCTGAGGACCTGGAGGACCTGTATAGCCGCTACAAG AAGCTGCAGCAAGAGCTGGAGTTCCTGGAGGTGCAGGAGGAATACATCAAGGATGAGCAAAAGAACCTAAAGAAGGAGTTCCTCCATGCTCAGGAGGAGGTGAAGCGAATCCAGAGCATTCCACTGGTCATTGGGCAGTTTCTAGAGGCTGTGGATCAGAACACAGCCATTGTGGGTTCTACCACAG GCTCCAACTACTATGTGCGCATCCTGAGCACCATTGATCGGGAGCTGCTCAAGCCCAATGCCTCGGTTGCCCTCCACAAGCACAGCAACGCCCTGGTGGATGTGCTGCCTCCTGAGGCCGACAGTAGCATCATGATGCTCACCTCAG ATCAGAAGCCAGACGTGATGTATGCAGACATTGGTGGCATGGACATCCAAAAACAGGAGGTGCGGGAGGCTGTGGAGCTCCCGCTTACACACTTTGAGCTCTATAAGCAG ATCGGCATTGATCCTCCCCGAGGCGTCCTCATGTACGGCCCACCTGGCTGCGGGAAGACCATGTTGGCAAAGGCTGTGGCGCATCACACGACGG ctGCATTTATCCGGGTCGTGGGCTCAGAGTTTGTACAGAAGTACCTGGGCGAGGGCCCCCGCATGGTCCGGGATGTTTTCCGCCTGGCCAAGGAGAACGCACCTGCCATTATCTTCATAGATGAGATTGATGCCATCGCCACCAAGAGATTTGATGCCCAGACAGGAG CTGACAGGGAGGTTCAGAGAATCCTGCTGGAGCTGCTGAATCAAATGGATGGATTTGACCAGAATGTCAATGTCAAG GTGATCATGGCCACCAACAGAGCAGACACCCTGGATCCAGCCCTACTACGGCCAGGACGCCTGGACCGAAAAATTGAATTTCCACTCCCTGATCGCCGCCAGAAGAGGTTGATTTTCTCCACTATCACCAGCAAGATGAACCTCTCTGAAGAGGTTGACTTGGAAGATT ATGTGGCCCGGCCAGATAAAATTTCAGGAGCTGATATCAATTCCATCTGTCAGGAG AGTGGAATGTTGGCTGTCCGTGAGAACCGCTACATTGTCCTGGCCAAGGACTTTGAGAAAGCGTACAAGACTGTCATCAAGAAGGACGAGCAGGAGCATGAATTTTACAagtga